The window CTCGACGTGGCCGCCGATATACGCGCACGTGGCGTACGAAACCGGGCGGCCCGGAACCAGAAACTCCGGCCGGTCGGTGTGCGGCAGGATCTTCTCGACGGGCTTGCGGATGCAGCCCGTGCCGGCCGCGCCGGCAAGGCTCACCGATGCTCCGAGAAGCCCCAGGAACTTGCGGCGGGTAACGCCGTCCTCCGCCTCGGGCAGCTCCGAGGCCCCCTCGGGGAACTCGCGCTCCACCCACCGGCGGCTTTCCTCCGAGCCCGCGCGGGCCTCGAGGCTGCGCCAGTATTCGCGGGTTGTCATCGATTCGCGCGCGCTCATCGGTGACACCCCGAGCAATGAATGGGCGGATTCGGCATGCGGCCGCGCGTCGGATCGGCGTGGGGATCGTAACCGCCCGCCGGCGGCGCCCAGTTCATGTTGGTCACCTCGGCGCGCGGCCGCAGATTCGCGTCCGGGTTGTTATGGCAATCCAGGCACCAGCCCATCGAAAGCGGCTGGCTCTGCCAGACGCGCTCCATCTTGTCGATGCGCCCGTGGCACGAAACGCACGACACGCCGGCCGCCACGTGCACGCTGTGATCGAAATAAGCGTAGTCGGGCAGCATGTGAACGCGCACCCACTCGATGGGCTTGCCCGTCACGGCGGATTCGCGCACGAGCGCGAGTTTCTCGCTGTTGGGCAGGATGGTCTTGTGGCAATTCATGCAGGTCGCCGTCGGGGGAATCG of the bacterium genome contains:
- a CDS encoding cytochrome c3 family protein, coding for MAQIFAKWTNKVPLITALTLAGATLVAILGTWYWASPKFTDVGYRPVQPVPFSHRLHAGDLGMDCRYCHTTVERAAGAAIPPTATCMNCHKTILPNSEKLALVRESAVTGKPIEWVRVHMLPDYAYFDHSVHVAAGVSCVSCHGRIDKMERVWQSQPLSMGWCLDCHNNPDANLRPRAEVTNMNWAPPAGGYDPHADPTRGRMPNPPIHCSGCHR